TGGGCTGTGGGACAAGCAAGGTTCTTCCCGAGCCCCCCAAAGATGTGCAGCTAGATCTGGTTAAAAAAGTAGAACCTTACACAGGTCACAATGACATATACAAGCATTTCATCAAAGATGACTGTGGGACTGTCATCAAAGCTGGCTCTCCCTCGCCTCCGCGTCACGCTAACCCATATCCCGGTAACCACCTGCCTACCCACGTGGACCAGCCTGAACCCCGCAAGAACAAAGTGGCTAAGTACCGTGCCAAATTTGACCCCAGAGTGACGGCCAAGTACGACATTAAAGCCCTGATTGGAAGAGGAAGCTTTAGCCGCGTTGTACGGGTGGAACACAAGGCTACCAAGCAGCCCTATGCGATCAAGATGATAGAGACCAAATaccgggaggggagggaagtGTGCGAGTCGGAGCTTAGTGTACTACGGCGGGTTCGGCACACCAACATAATCCAGCTTATAGAGGTGTTTGAGACCCAGGACCGTGTATACATGGTGATGGAACTGGCAACTGGAGGAGAACTGTTTGATCGAATCATTGCGAAAGGCTCCTTCACGGAGAGAGATGCTACGCGTGTGCTGCAGATGGTATTAGATGGTGTGAGGTACCTGCATACGCTGGGTATCACGCACCGGGACTTAAAGCCCGAGAATCTGCTCTACTACCATCCTGGGACGGATTCAAAAATCATGATTACGGACTTTGGACTGGCAAGTGCTCGGAAGAAGGGCGATGACTGCCTGATGAAAACCACCTGTGGGACCCCAGAGTACATTGCTCCTGAGATCCTGGTCAGGAAGCCGTACACTAACTCCGTGGATATGTGGGCACTGGGTGTGATCTCGTACATCCTCCTGAGCGGCACCATGCCCTTTGAAGATGACAACCGCACCCGCTTATACCGGCAGatcctgaaaggaaaatacagttaCTCGGGCGAGGTGAGTGTGGCAGGGTTTAAGGTGAGGGGAAGTCGAACAAGAAGCTCTCTGTATGTGGGTCTGTGTGCTTTCCAGAAGCTGGTTGGCTTGTGCAGGGCGGTAATGTTAGCAGCTTGAAAAATTTGTGATTCTGGCCTTCAAAATCCCtttatgttttctctctgttttccaaaagtGCTCCCATTGCAGCACAGTGAgcttcttggggaaaaaaaaaaaaaagtgtttctaaagAAAGATCAGTTCCTGTAGAACAGAACTGAAGGGACTGACAGAACTGGAATACTTGTGGATTTCTAGTTGGGGTGCTATTGAAACTCATGCCAGGCTGAGTTTTTGAAATGTGACATGTACGTACCTAGTTGGATTTCAGATACAGCTCCAAGTGTAGtctgaaaaatactgctgaaagaTAAGGCTACGGCAGACAAAGGAGCACATGCTCTTTAGGTCCTGAGGCATGagcctttttttaaattgatcCGCACTGCTTCCTGAGCTTAGTGAGTGACAAAGTTGAGACTAGAAGGATGGTTTTCATCGTAACTATGGAACAAGAAAACTTAAGAGACAGTTTTTGGGCAGAAGATTGgtgcctctgctctgccagaGTCCCATCACTCTGCAGAACAGAACTAGCTGCACACGGCTACCATGACTTTTCTCATGTGAAGGGGCCAGTTCTTTCTGATGCACGTTGACTAGCAGAACTCATTCAGGTGCACGCATCCCCCTGTAGGTTCTCATTCAAGCAGCAGGTAGGTACTGACTGCTCAGTCTGAATGTTTATCGCTAGACCGCAGACTTTAGAGCTTTCAGGAGTACTTATACAAACTTGGATTTGGTCCTTTTTCATTCACTCCATTGTTCTTGTTTGGGCCACTTGTTTTTCTACTCTACTTCCAGCTCTTTCCTTTTGAAGGAGTGATGTGGTAgtttttttgcatgtgaaagTTTGTCGTCTTTTCCCCACGTGAGCTTTATGAGACCCAAATGTCTGATCCTCAGAGTTCAAAGGATTTGTTAGCTGGAGGTGGCATCTTGATGAAGGTGGCATCCTGCTGAACTGTTGCAAACTAAAAACTGTTGCAGATGGATTGAGGGTGTCTTTATTTTGGCAGAGCAACCTTTCAAACTTGCTACCTTTATTCCAACTTTTCTAAGTCAGTTTCTAACTTTCTAAACTAAAGCTTCTTTCTGTCTGACCACGGTGTGGGAGTGCTTGGAGTCGTTTTCCCTCTGTGAGTTCTTATTTCTTTGTAGTGCCTCAGGTTCCTTGCATGTTCCTTGTGTTGCTTGCGTGATTCTGTGTCGGCCCCGTGTCTCAAGGTGCTAGAAGGTCAGTGAGACCGATTCTGAATTTGCTTCTTCCCTCGTGGTAccttttttaatctcatttttgcTGTAGCCTAGAGAAGGGTAACTTCTGATCTTTGAGACAGGGAGATTATTCATGTTGTTCAGTATGTTGAGCACCAAGGCTTTGTGTTGTGGCATAGAAAGGTCTCTGGTTGTTCACATCTTCCCGTAGGGTTTCTGATACTCTATTTGTTTGGGCTTCTCTGAGCACCTGGCTGATGAGGTAGAGAGCAGTGTGCGGTCTCTCTGAGAGATTTCCCGAGTGTTACGAGCTGATGTGGGGCTGGTATGGTGTACAGGTAACTTGGTGCATTCCATCTCATGTCTCCAGCCCTCAGTGCATGTGCTTGTGGATGTGGAATTTTGTGACTTGGATCGTTTTTCACTTgctcttttttacttttctgcagAACTTTTGGCTAAGTTTAGCGTGATAGTAGTAAGGAGAAGTCCGAGAGAGGTCACCTCACAGATaaggacataggcaaagcagagacgtttaatgccgcctttgcctctgtcttcaacactgatgatgagCTTTGGGACCCcaggtgccctgagctggaggactgtgatggtgggaatgataaactcccaaccgaccctgaacgtgtgtgggatttgctgctccacctggatccatacgagtccatgggtccagatgggattcatcccagggtgctcagagagctggctgacatcatcgTGGGacctctcaattatttttcagtggtcttgggaatctggagaggtccctgttgactggaagctggcaaatgttgtaccaattttcaagaagggaagaaagaagaaccTGGTAAatacaggcctgtcagtctcatgtcagtgcctggtaaaattagggagaagattatcctgggagttattgaaatgCACCTGGGGGACACTGCAGTCATAGGTCACAGCCAACGTGGGTTCACGGGGCGTAGGTCCCATTTGActaacttgatttccttttatgataaaatCACCCATCTATTTGAtcaagggaagccagctgatgtgatctttttggacttcagcaaagcttttgacacggtttcccataggatcctactggacaaaatgtccagcatacagctaaacaaaaacatcatccgatgggtgagcaattggctgatgggcagggctcaaagggttgtggtaaatggggccacatctgggTGGCGGGTGGTCACCAGTGGGGTCtcccaaggctccattttagggccagtcctcttcaatgtttttataaatgatttggatgtaggactagaaggtgttttgagcaaatttgccgatggcactaaacttggaggagttgtggtctctgttgagggtggaaagtccttgcagagagatctggacagattggagagctgggcgatcaccaaccacatgaagtttaacaagagcaagtgcccggtgctgcacctgggacggggcaaccctggctatacgtacagactgggtgacgagacactggagagcagccccacagagagggatctgggggttgtggttgacagcaagctgaacatgagccagcagtgtgccctggcagccaggagggccaaccgtaccctggggtgcatcaagcacggcatcgctagtcggtcgagggaagtgattgtcccgccctactctgcgctggtgcggcctcacctcgagtactgtgtgcagttctgggcaccgcAGTACAAAAAGGgcgtgaaactgttggagagtgtccagaggagggcgatgaagatggtgaagggcctagaggggaagacatatgaggagcggctgaggtcactgggcctgttcagcctggacaagaggaggctgaggggagcccTCATCacggcctacagcttcctcacgaaggagagtggaggggcaggcgccaatctgttctctttagtgaccagcgataggacccgagggaatggtgtcaagctgtggcaggggaggttcaggctggacatcaggaagaggttcttcaccgagagggtgtttgtgcactggaacaggctccccaggggtgcagtcacggcaccaagcctgtcagagttttaGAAGCGTTCGGactgtgctctcagtcatatggtctgaattgTTGGGTAGACGTGAGTGGTGCCaggatccttgtgggtcccttccaactcgggatattctgtgattctttcttGTGAAACATGGTAACTGGAGTCACATAAGCAAGGGACGGGATAGTGTTGACCTGCAATAAATTGTGCTCATGATACCAGTTGTTGAggttaaaaacagaactgaggCATGATGCAAGACCAAGTAAGTTTGTCCACAACAAACATCCGCCAATTTATCATTTGGTCTCTCAAAGTGGTCCCATGGGGAAGAAAGGCAATCTGAATAGTCCATAAGTGATGGTGAGCTCTGAACGTGCTGCTTGGCCTTCAGAAGAAATGATTTTGGTTAAATGCTTCTAAACATTATCTCGTTTCTAGTATTCAAAAGCCAACTGATACTGGGTTTAGTGTTACTAGTGCACATGTCCCTGCTGTGCCATCTCCATTGTGTACCTGCGTGTGAATGTTCGTGTGTGTGGTTCCTGCtgggaaaaatgcagaactgaAAAACCTACAAGGAAGGGGGAAGCATGAGTAAATTAAGGTGTTCCATTTGAAGAATGAACGAACAGACTAGGGCTCTTCATCCAAAAAAGTGCTTgagggggtgtgtgtgtgtgtcccctgGGGTAACTTCATTTGATGTCCTCTAGTCCTTGTGCCAGAACTGAATCCTTTTGAGAGTTTTTGACTTCCTTGTGTTTAGGGCCACTGGATTCTTGTAGGTTGCAGAAGCGAAGGTAGCATAGTGGACAAGCACTACCTAGGCTGTATGTGTCTTGAAAGTGCCACTGCGCAAGCCTGAAGCATTTTACTTCTTATCCCACCATAAATGACGTAGTTTACAAGGCTGTTGTGGAGGCTGTGATGTGGATGGTTGTTTTGGGAAGCTTTTAGATGTTTTACTGCTTTGGAGTAAGGTATGTGTCAGCCAATAGCCTGTATCTTTTGCCCAGATGCTTTCTGCCCTCCCAGCGCCAGGGAAAATGGATGCTTTAATTTACTGCTGTAATTAAGCCTGTGCCCCTGAATTGCAGACACATTTGACTGTAGCTGCATGTTGGCAGGAGAAGCAGTAACAGGCTGCCCAGTTTATGTGTAAATTCTAGGTGGAAACAAAGTGAGCCAGAGATGTAGAGGTGTCTGGCGTGTTTCCTGTACCTTGCCAGCTTTCTTAGTCATTTTCTGGGCTTTTAAATGCTTCCAAATGTCTGATGTGCACAGAAAATTGGTCTTTTTTGTGTCCCACTGGAAGAAGTGGGAAGATGTCAGAAATGGGCCCATTGATATATTTGTCAGATTAATGGAAACAGCAGGAGCCGTAAGTTCTGGTTTATTTGGAACAAGATTGGGCAGAATGCTTGACTGTGTTGCAGAAGCATCTTGGAAAGATTCAGAAGCAGAGGTTTCACGGAAAcgacttttttttcctttctgtaataCAAACTTTGAAGAtgagaaatggaagaggaagCTTTAAAAGAAGCTGCAAAGCAGTGTGCCTGGAGCTGGCAGCCTGAGCTGTGTGGCTTGGACAAGTTTCAGTAACGAAGGACTTAGGAGAGGGAGCTGAATTCCCAAGTGTGCTGCTGCGCTGTCACGTTGCAGTGGTGGCAGGAGTTTGAGAGTCGGCCCCAAGTCCCACTTCTTAAAGATCTGGCCTTAAAACCTGGACAGGAAAAAGCTGTATTGAGAGAGGAATAAAAGCCACCACGCATGCTGACCGGAGAAGTAGCTCCATTTTCTCAAAAAACAAGTGAGCTCGTGTCCAGCTAACGTAATTTCTTTGACTGGGGCCTACTTAGCACTGCTCTCCTGTTCCTGGAGCGTGAGCTGTGTTTCAAGAGGCTATTAGCAGATCAATAGGAGAGGTCTCCCATAATAGCTTATTCAGGTACTGCTGACATCACTGCCCTGATTATCTCCTGTGTCTCCTTCTGTACTTTCTGAACTGCTTGGAGTAATGGGCAGGGTGAGGATGAAGAAAGGCTAGCTTTGTAACTTGGCATGCTTTTCTGGGCATCTCTGAGCAAGAGTTACATGCCTTGAAGTAGTCTGctacaaaaccattttctttcacttgctTTATTACAGCTCACTAAAAAAATCGgcaatattttaattgaagTTGTGAGGATAAAAGCAATTTCTGGGGatctttctgtaatttaaagTTGTCTGAGAAATAAAGTTGGGATTCCATTCACAGTTTCCTTTTGAATTGGAGACGGTGAAAATGAACATCAGACCATCATTATCCTCCTAAGACAGGCTTGTTCTGATTCTGTTTCAAAGCTTTTCCTTCTATTGAATACCGATATTTTTATGTTGCTTAACACACCTGGGAAATTTGCTGGAAGAAGTGGAATATAATGTGTTACGGATGAATTGGGAAACCAAGCTAGAGTCtgattgtcctggttttggtATATGATCTTGGCAGGTCACTTCTCCTCGTCTGTTTTTCTATTCATAAAACAGGATCAactttttgcagttgttcaCTGCGGGTGAGGCTGGTGGGTGCTGGTGCAGGAACATCTCTTAATGGGGAGCTCATTGGagtgtgtgttttaaattgAAGCAATTGTAGAAAATGGAACAAACCAAGAAAAGCAGTTAACAGGTTGTATGAGTTGGACAGCGCTGACCCAGAGGTTCCAGAGACTTGAAGATGAAGTAGCAGCGGTATGTAACCTCCTGTTCAAGATCACTGGTGCAATAAAACCTTCAGTAAGAAGGGTGATGCTTGTTTTAAACAGGGCTCCAGCAGTTGTCTAAAGAATTAAGGTCTAGTAAATTTGAGACCACCCCTAGGAAAAAGAGTTTGAGAGCAAAAAGCTGGATGTTGGTAGTGGATGCACTGATAAATGTGACAGAAGGAGAGACATGTTTGATAAACTTTGTGGCTTTTTTGAAGGAAGTTGGGCCTTGCAAGTCTGTCTGTCCTCTGCAAGGTACTCAGCAGCCTTGCGGAGAAATGATCTGATTTGGTGTAGCTTTCCTCAACTTTCCAGTGGAGGTTAATAAAGATCCTCACCAAAGACTCTTACAGGAGCTCCGCAGCTGCAATGCAATAATGGCCTTTGTGTGGATCAACGACTCCCTGAAGAGGAGAAGCACGAACTTGAAACGCGTGGTCAGCGTGTCATGGTGAAGGAAAACACTGGAGTCGGAGGGATCTGTGTCCTTCTGTCCAAAAGCGATCGGGACCAAGTTTGCTAACGAAGCAGCACATTTGCTGATGGAACAGAGTTCATTTGGGCAGTAAAGACGAGGGCTGTGCACCTCCTGGATGCAGGTGCTGCAGACCTTGGTAGTTGGCCTGAGTTCAAAGAGCACCTGGATGAATTCATGGAAGACTAATCAACGGAGAGATgcgcattaaaaaaaaatgcaagtataAAGAGGTCACTAAGACACAAGTTTCTGAGGCTTGAGGGCCTGGAGGGGGGTGGTGTTCAGTTGCAACACagtgcttgttttcttcagctagCTGCAGAAAAGACGTTGGAGACACCAGACTGCACTAGTTGATGTTTAATCCGTCCTCTTACATTCTTAACTTTTGGATTTAGTAGAGCTGCTGgtctttccttctctcagcCTGGAGCTTTGTCCTCTCCCAAGAGCTGCTGAGCTCGGAGGTGTTTTGTGTGGTGTGCTTGCTGGTGTGCCATGGCACTCAGTCGTCCCGTCTGACTTTACTGCAGTAGGTACCATGTGTTTTGTGGGGTCTTGGCTCGTGGtttgcaggcagtgctgcttcTACCAAGCTTCAGGATCAGATCAGACCTGAGGCTCGCCAACTCCCATGGGCTAATTTAACTTGTTGTATGATACTCCATTGGTAAGGCTAGAAATGTAAAAAGTAAGGAGGGTAAACATCTCCTGTTAAATAGAAATGTTCTTGAACTCTCTAATTATGACCCAGTGCTGTAGTTCCTCTTACGTGGGTGAAAAAGTGGGCAGCGTATACAGGCTTCTTGGTGATGAAAAGTGTTTTGCAGATGACAGTGTTAGTTTAacttccctttctcctgcagaaccgtttttttttcctttggagaaaTGAGTCTGTATTGACATTATGCATCTATAAAGGAAAATGTGGTGTGAATTGTGTTCTGCTTGTGACTCTTGCCCCTCTCTGTTTGGTGACTCATTCAGATTTGAAGTACGACCACAAAACCCGTCTCCTCGTTCTGCCTGCCTGgcttgctccctgctgccctcggtgtgatttcttctttctttgacaGCTTCCCTCGCtgcatgtttttgctgtttaggtttttgcttattttccttgTGCCCTTAGCAGGCTGGGTCAGCTCTAAGATGCAGTCTTCCAAAACTGTCCCTGCTGCTTCCAGTGCTGGGTGTGAAAGGGCTCTAGGAATTTTGGGGACAGCTGCCGAAGCCCCGTGTTTAAGCAGTTCTTTGTGATCCCATGTGTGTGTGGTGCCTTTCCTCACTGATTTCATGTGCAATAAAAGCCCTTCTGCAGCTTTAGAGCTGTGAGTGTGGTTTGGGGATGTCTCTCCGGGGACTGAGCAGGCAGAAGCAGGCAGACCTGGTTCCCTGCCCCGTTCCTGTTTGTGCTCAGTGGTctcagctgtgccagcacagctgtctgcagctgcacaggCAGACTGGTACCTGAGTTTGCTTGGAAATAGGGGGTTTACTTCTCTGTCAGATACCGTGTGTTGGCATAAGTGGTGGTGGTAGCAGCTGTTTGTGCTGGAGGAAGGGTTGGGGGGGAGTGAtgccagggaggaggagagatgCTGCTCTTGCTGAAAGGAGTAGTTTCTAGTGTGAGGAAATGTGCATGGGGTGTTCTGCTGCttagctttccttttcctgtcctCGTGGAACTACTCCACCTATGTGCACCAGGGCCACCTTTAAACCTGCGGGTGGGTGAC
This sequence is a window from Cygnus atratus isolate AKBS03 ecotype Queensland, Australia chromosome 12, CAtr_DNAZoo_HiC_assembly, whole genome shotgun sequence. Protein-coding genes within it:
- the PSKH1 gene encoding serine/threonine-protein kinase H1, with product MGCGTSKVLPEPPKDVQLDLVKKVEPYTGHNDIYKHFIKDDCGTVIKAGSPSPPRHANPYPGNHLPTHVDQPEPRKNKVAKYRAKFDPRVTAKYDIKALIGRGSFSRVVRVEHKATKQPYAIKMIETKYREGREVCESELSVLRRVRHTNIIQLIEVFETQDRVYMVMELATGGELFDRIIAKGSFTERDATRVLQMVLDGVRYLHTLGITHRDLKPENLLYYHPGTDSKIMITDFGLASARKKGDDCLMKTTCGTPEYIAPEILVRKPYTNSVDMWALGVISYILLSGTMPFEDDNRTRLYRQILKGKYSYSGEPWPSVSNLAKDFIDRLLTVDPSDRMTALQALKHPWVVSMAASSSMKNLHRSISQNLLKRASSRCQSTKSAQSTRSSRSTKSNKSRRVRERELRELNLRYQQQYTG